Proteins from one Triticum aestivum cultivar Chinese Spring chromosome 7A, IWGSC CS RefSeq v2.1, whole genome shotgun sequence genomic window:
- the LOC123149658 gene encoding uncharacterized protein, with protein MPPPLSFLHPPPNPPVLHPSPFHQRAPHRLSLRADPPFRAATVAAAAAAAENPYSAAPTAADVEMFRGGDGVWTARSPTVVVLWDLDNKPPRGPPFEAATSLREAASLLGRVDSVSAFANRHAFTHLPAWVSADRRERRALDRAERTGAAAPPVPYSCAVCGRRFPTRPDLARHFRQLHERERNKKLGRLRSLKGKKRQKFRERYISNNTKYQDAARELLTPKVGYGLDSELRRAGVHVRTVPDKPQAADQALKRQVKHAIACGVDWVVLVSDDSDFTDTVRNARAAALRMVVVGDGCRALGKVADIWLPWDSVQNGEVDEEMMRSGKVPEFRYEEDDEQDDDEFIVDWDTNELDDVIDDIVTSRTKVFGSTTMSAFAEEDIVDGILGLRHKEDDMLWSSDDEDEDGYL; from the coding sequence ATGCCGCCGCCACTCTCCTTCCTCCACCCACCTCCCAACCCGCCTGTCCTCCACCCCTCCCCCTTCCACCAGCGTGCCCCCCACCGCCTATCCCTCCGCGCCGACCCCCCATTCCgagcggcgacggtggcggcggcagcggcagcggccgaGAACCCGTACTCGGCGGCGCCCACTGCGGCGGACGTCGAGATGTTCCGCGGCGGGGACGGCGTGTGGACGGCGCGGAGCCCGACGGTGGTGGTGCTGTGGGACCTCGATAAcaagcccccgcgcgggccgcccttcgAGGCGGCCACCTCCCTCCGCGAGGCGGCGTCCCTCCTCGGCCGCGTCGACTCCGTCTCCGCCTTCGCCAACCGCCACGCCTTCACCCACCTCCCCGCCTGGGTCTCCGCCGACCGCCGCGAGCGCCGCGCCCTCGACCGCGCCGAGCGCAcgggcgccgccgccccgcccgtccCCTACTCCTGCGCCGTCTGCGGCCGCCGCTTCCCCACCCGCCCCGACCTCGCCCGCCACTTCCGCCAGCTCCACGAGCGCGAGCGCAACAAGAAGCTCGGCCGCCTCCGCTCCCTCAAGGGCAAGAAGCGCCAGAAGTTCCGCGAGCGCTACATCTCCAACAACACCAAGTACCAGGACGCCGCGCGGGAGCTCCTCACCCCCAAGGTCGGCTACGGGCTCGATTCCGAGCTCCGCCGCGCCGGCGTCCATGTCCGCACTGTCCCGGACAAGCCGCAGGCTGCCGACCAGGCGCTCAAACGCCAGGTGAAGCACGCCATCGCCTGCGGCGTCGACTGGGTCGTGCTCGTCTCCGATGACTCCGACTTCACCGACACGGTGCGTAACGCACGCGCTGCCGCCCTGAGGATGGTTGTGGTTGGGGATGGGTGTCGCGCGCTCGGAAAGGTTGCTGATATTTGGCTGCCTTGGGACAGCGTGCAAAATGGGGAGGTTGATGAGGAGATGATGCGGAGTGGGAAGGTTCCAGAGTTTAGATATGAAGAGGACGATGAGCAAGATGATGACGAGTTCATAGTGGATTGGGATACAAATGAATTGGATGATGTTATTGATGATATTGTTACAAGCAGGACTAAAGTGTTTGGTTCTACAACAATGTCTGCATTTGCCGAAGAGGACATTGTTGATGGTATATTGGGGCTTCGACATAAGGAGGATGACATGCTTTGGAGTagcgacgacgaggacgaggatgGTTATCTGTGA